In Saccharolobus solfataricus, a genomic segment contains:
- the cdvA gene encoding cell division protein CdvA encodes MTNLRYLKSPNLYKYYLKDQIFLRSITMPVSYEVLTKFIGQKVKDIYGREFGYLIHVYSEIDGSITGIEVAQGSSIMTMGPERIKVDGDSILILPDWKAEALRILSLMEKIRKRQRALEELYNKQEIPKSDYDEMKRKLDTEMLKLKDDQNKLKGKLKSRLNDIEDQLAHIDKAVISLKMSYISSEIPENAYKGSIEVLRQSKDSYTLERDDIRKTLDRLDSLDKESIELKPLGSLSTSQQGEVKSDQSKSEIPLPIPVKVINTL; translated from the coding sequence ATGACGAATCTCCGCTATCTGAAGAGCCCCAATCTTTATAAGTATTACTTAAAAGACCAAATATTTTTGAGGAGTATTACCATGCCCGTATCGTACGAAGTACTAACGAAATTTATTGGACAAAAGGTTAAAGACATTTATGGAAGGGAGTTCGGATATCTCATCCATGTATACAGTGAGATAGATGGAAGTATAACTGGGATTGAGGTAGCACAAGGTTCTTCTATCATGACCATGGGACCAGAAAGGATAAAGGTAGATGGGGATAGTATACTAATTCTTCCAGATTGGAAAGCAGAAGCGCTAAGAATATTAAGTTTAATGGAAAAGATTAGAAAAAGGCAGAGGGCATTAGAGGAATTATACAATAAGCAAGAGATTCCTAAAAGTGATTATGATGAGATGAAAAGGAAACTGGATACAGAGATGTTAAAGCTAAAGGATGATCAGAATAAGCTAAAAGGAAAATTAAAATCTAGACTTAACGACATAGAAGATCAATTAGCTCATATAGATAAAGCAGTAATCTCATTAAAAATGAGTTATATCTCATCTGAGATTCCGGAAAATGCGTACAAAGGTTCAATAGAAGTTCTAAGACAATCAAAGGATAGTTACACTCTGGAAAGAGACGATATTAGGAAAACTTTAGATAGATTAGACTCGTTGGATAAGGAATCTATAGAACTTAAGCCTTTAGGCTCATTGTCTACATCACAACAAGGTGAGGTAAAGAGTGATCAATCCAAATCGGAAATACCATTGCCAATACCGGTAAAGGTAATAAATACTCTTTAG